One genomic region from Burkholderia latens encodes:
- a CDS encoding aldose 1-epimerase, translating to MTATPSRASSSTSQSRRARLAAAAQPVSAGPQTAAFAQGVGAAHAAAVTLSNASLRLDVLPHLGGGIARFDWRGDHGVLVPVFRRYEHPETATDPNQLACYPLLPYSNRIGNGRFECDGRSVAVPRNRRDEPLPIHGDGWLARWQVDDATDTTLQLSLDRASGAPYAFRAIQSFSLDDTTLSIALTIENAGRARLPFGLGVHPFLVRDDVTELAAAAGGLWLSGADFLPVRHVSVPPAWQFGVAYPLPPTLVNHAFTGWGGHATVSWPRRALSLTIAADADAYVLYTPPGEPFFCFEPVDHPINAVNLPGGAAAHGMTLLAPGERLARRFTFTVERSDARVDAAVREGRRRRG from the coding sequence ATGACTGCCACGCCCTCGCGCGCATCGTCGTCCACGAGCCAGTCGCGCCGCGCGCGTCTCGCGGCCGCCGCGCAGCCGGTCAGCGCCGGCCCGCAGACCGCCGCGTTCGCGCAGGGCGTGGGCGCCGCGCACGCTGCGGCCGTCACGCTGTCGAACGCATCGTTGCGGCTCGACGTGCTGCCGCACCTCGGCGGCGGCATCGCGCGCTTCGACTGGCGGGGCGATCATGGCGTGCTGGTGCCGGTGTTCCGCCGCTACGAGCATCCGGAAACCGCGACCGACCCGAACCAGCTCGCATGCTATCCGCTGTTGCCGTACTCGAACCGGATCGGCAACGGCCGGTTCGAATGCGACGGGCGCAGCGTCGCGGTGCCGCGCAATCGCCGCGACGAGCCGCTGCCGATCCACGGCGACGGCTGGCTCGCGCGCTGGCAGGTCGACGACGCGACCGACACGACGCTGCAGTTGTCGCTCGATCGCGCGAGCGGTGCGCCGTATGCGTTTCGCGCGATCCAGTCGTTCTCGCTCGACGACACGACGCTGTCCATCGCGCTGACGATCGAGAATGCCGGGCGCGCCCGGCTGCCGTTCGGGCTTGGCGTGCATCCGTTTCTCGTGCGCGACGACGTGACCGAGCTGGCCGCGGCCGCGGGCGGGCTGTGGCTGTCGGGCGCCGATTTTTTGCCGGTGCGGCACGTGAGCGTGCCGCCGGCCTGGCAGTTCGGTGTCGCGTATCCGCTGCCGCCGACGCTCGTCAATCACGCGTTCACCGGCTGGGGCGGCCACGCGACGGTGAGCTGGCCGCGCCGCGCGCTGTCGCTGACGATCGCGGCCGACGCCGATGCCTACGTGCTCTATACACCGCCGGGCGAGCCGTTCTTCTGCTTCGAGCCGGTCGATCATCCGATCAATGCGGTGAATTTGCCGGGCGGCGCGGCCGCGCACGGGATGACGCTGCTCGCGCCGGGCGAGCGGCTTGCGCGCCGTTTCACGTTCACCGTCGAGCGCTCCGATGCGCGCGTCGATGCGGCCGTGCGCGAAGGGCGCCGTCGACGCGGGTAA
- the pyrF gene encoding orotidine-5'-phosphate decarboxylase produces the protein MSSPLTFIESLRAAWQRTNSLLCVGLDPEPSRFPVQFDGQPDAIFEFCRQIVDATAPYASAFKPQIAYFAAHRAEDQLERLIAHIHLQHPGLPVILDAKRGDIGSTAEQYAREAFERYRADAVTVNPYMGYDSVEPYFEHEGKGVIVLCRTSNPGGSDLQFLETNGRPLYQVVADLAANKWNAKNGQLGLVVGATFPKEIEIVRGIVGDMPLLIPGIGAQGGDVQATVNAGRTADGTGMMINSSRAILYASKGEDFAEAAALAAQKTRDTINAHR, from the coding sequence ATGTCTTCCCCGCTTACTTTCATCGAATCGCTGCGCGCCGCGTGGCAGCGCACGAATTCGCTGCTGTGCGTCGGCCTCGATCCCGAGCCGTCGCGCTTTCCCGTGCAGTTCGACGGCCAGCCTGATGCGATCTTCGAATTCTGCCGGCAGATCGTCGACGCGACCGCACCGTATGCGAGCGCGTTCAAGCCGCAGATCGCATACTTCGCCGCGCATCGTGCGGAAGACCAGCTCGAGCGGCTGATCGCGCACATTCACTTGCAGCATCCGGGCCTGCCGGTGATCCTCGACGCGAAACGCGGCGACATCGGCAGCACGGCCGAGCAATACGCGCGCGAAGCGTTCGAGCGCTATCGCGCGGATGCCGTCACCGTGAACCCGTACATGGGCTACGACTCGGTCGAGCCGTACTTCGAGCATGAAGGCAAGGGCGTGATCGTGCTGTGCCGCACGTCGAACCCGGGCGGCTCGGACCTGCAGTTTCTCGAGACGAACGGCCGGCCGCTGTACCAGGTCGTCGCCGATCTCGCGGCGAACAAGTGGAACGCGAAGAACGGCCAGCTCGGCCTCGTGGTCGGCGCGACGTTCCCGAAGGAAATCGAGATCGTGCGCGGGATCGTCGGCGACATGCCGCTGCTGATTCCCGGTATCGGCGCGCAGGGCGGCGACGTGCAGGCGACCGTCAATGCGGGCCGCACGGCCGACGGCACCGGGATGATGATCAACTCGTCGCGCGCGATCCTTTACGCGAGCAAGGGCGAGGATTTCGCCGAAGCCGCGGCGCTCGCCGCGCAGAAGACGCGCGACACGATCAACGCGCATCGCTGA
- a CDS encoding phosphorylcholine phosphatase, with product MPRLSRRFLGALAASLCMSFAHAADLSHWPADSAKALNDMIAAHAHRGDYAVFDADNTTYRYDLEEALLPYLENRGLLTRDSLDPSLKLIPFKDSADYKESLTSYYYRLCEIDDLVCYPWIAQAFSGLSLAELKRHIDAMLADGKPVPIRYWQGDKVVDGAANPPRFFRGMQQLYNALRENGIDVYVMTAAHEELARLVLADPKYGYNVKPQNVIGVTTLLRNPATGALTTSRLQIKAGKYDEAANRDLVITPFLMNPMTWYEGKLGSIVGWIDQWKKPVLVAGDTPKSDGYMLLNATDVAHGGVRVWVNKKDKQMTQIRAWSDESAAQQKALGLPVTADKNWIVVKPDAIQ from the coding sequence ATGCCTCGCCTGTCCCGACGTTTTCTGGGCGCGCTTGCCGCGTCGTTGTGCATGTCGTTCGCTCATGCGGCCGACTTGTCGCACTGGCCCGCAGACAGCGCGAAGGCGCTGAACGACATGATCGCCGCGCACGCGCATCGCGGCGACTACGCGGTGTTCGACGCCGACAACACCACGTACCGCTACGACCTCGAAGAAGCGCTGCTGCCGTATCTCGAGAACCGGGGCTTGCTTACGCGCGACTCGCTCGATCCGTCGCTGAAGCTGATTCCGTTCAAGGATTCGGCCGACTACAAGGAATCGCTGACGAGCTACTACTATCGGCTCTGCGAGATCGACGACCTGGTCTGCTACCCGTGGATCGCGCAGGCATTCTCCGGGTTGTCGCTCGCCGAGCTGAAACGCCACATCGACGCGATGCTCGCCGACGGCAAGCCGGTGCCGATCCGTTACTGGCAGGGCGACAAGGTTGTGGACGGTGCCGCGAACCCGCCGCGTTTCTTCCGGGGGATGCAGCAGCTGTACAACGCGCTGCGCGAGAACGGGATCGACGTGTACGTGATGACGGCCGCGCACGAGGAGCTCGCGCGGCTCGTGCTGGCCGATCCGAAGTACGGCTATAATGTGAAGCCGCAGAACGTGATCGGCGTGACGACGCTGCTGCGCAATCCGGCAACGGGCGCGCTGACCACGTCGCGGCTGCAGATCAAGGCCGGCAAGTACGACGAGGCCGCGAACCGCGACCTCGTGATCACGCCGTTCCTGATGAACCCGATGACGTGGTACGAAGGCAAGCTCGGCTCGATCGTCGGATGGATCGACCAGTGGAAAAAGCCGGTGCTGGTCGCGGGCGACACGCCGAAATCTGACGGCTACATGCTGCTGAATGCGACCGATGTCGCGCACGGCGGCGTGCGCGTGTGGGTGAACAAGAAAGACAAGCAGATGACGCAGATCCGCGCGTGGTCGGACGAATCGGCCGCGCAACAGAAGGCGCTCGGCCTGCCGGTGACCGCGGACAAGAACTGGATCGTC